The window ACAGCTTAACTTTTCACTTAAAAGACTTACATTTAGCACTGGTGTcaaaaattaaagttaaaaagtgattcatttcagaaaagagcAATGAATACATTCAGAGTATGGGGAGCATGTTTTCCcaagaaacatttcagaagttgTTTATTTGGATATAAAATCGGAGATGTCTTGTGAGAAATGTAGCAATGGTCAAAGTGATTCAATGGGTAGACTCACCATGGAGGGAGATTTTCCCTCACATTTCGAGAAAGTTGCAGGAGTCATCCACAAACAGCTCAGAacagaatttaatttacattGATAAATAGCTTGCACAGGTACAGAAGGGCATTTCTAGAGTAATGAGGTAAAACtattaatggaaaatgttttggagAAATGTCCTGacagcaaacagaaagcagtttcacaggaaaagcagagaaattcaGCTGCCTGGGAAGTTTACACTGCAACTGGACAGAGAGCGAGGGATCTGTGATAGAGCTCTCTTTTTGAATTAAAGAGACGAGCCAGAAGAGCTTCAAGCCTTTCCCATCTTTGTGTTTTATGAGTACAGGTGTTACAGGCATGCAAAGTAGCATATCTTAATTGTCATCTCCAAATCAGACCAGTTCCACTTGTGTTCCGTTTAGCATACTGTATTTTGATGAAGTTTTCATCTGATTTCCCTTAAGGACAACAGTAGCATTTCCACTCATTCAAGAAGTCAAGCTCTTACGCTATTTCATTTACTATGGGCGTAGAGAATTTGAAGTGTGAgttaaaacaatggaaaagcCTTTGTGACATGACACAGGAGAGCAAACCTAGAACTCTGACAGTACAAATAGCTGTTGACTGCCAGAGCTTTACTCATACTCCAGTAAACTTTGCTCTGGGAAGAGAAAGCTGCACAAAGAGCTGCTGGAGCCTAAGAACTTCAAAGCGAATGACATGGAAGTGCAAATCAATAGAGTAACCACACGAAACTTTTCAAGGGTATTTGATGCCTTCATGTGTTCATTTTGCAATGTTACCTCACAAATTCCCACTAACCCTATCTTTCTTGAACTCTCTAgttatttcctgaaaaaaatctaacagGTCCTGGGGAAATCATTGTTATAACCTTGAGATTTTGTCAGAAGATGCTTGGAGAATATGAAAAGCTTCATTTGACTTGATCTTTTTTCAGTACAGTGCTTCCCACGGAGAAAAGGTACAAAACTTCCATCATGCGCCTATTGCCTAAGTTACTCCAGCGCAGTCCTGCTGAAGCACTCCTCTGCAGGACTCAGTTGGAGGAGACATAAGGCATGCATGGTCTGTTGCATTGGCTGAAACGTACTCTTTTTCAATAAATTTGCACCTTGTGTTTATCCTTCAGTAACATTCTTGTTAAATTGTTggaattttggttttgctattACTTGCTCCTGCTGGTACCTTAATGTAGACACAGCGGTCTTTAGACTAGATGCCAACTAGTGCTTATCTGTTTTCTAGCTTTGTACTTCGTTAAAATACGAACATAGTGTTGTTTTGCACTAGTTTGTAATGATGAGACATGATTTGTTGATGTTGTAATGCTTTCATATTGTTCGCAGCTTGGAGTCCTTAGTCAAatcatctgaagaaaaatatttctatgttGTATTACTgaataattatttcctgtgataTATTTGCTGATATGCAGTCATAATACATTCACTTGACAGTTCTGATATGTAAGatactttaataaaaatatctttaatctTTCTGAAATGGCTATATAAAGTGTATCGTACTATGATTTGACTGCTACTTTAAAAGAGCATCATGCACATGTTACTGAACTCCTGTAAGGCTCTACTGACTTTAATAAACTTTGGATCAGGCCCAGATTTCCTAGTGTCAGAGTCTCAGGAAAAGTACTATAATAAGACTGCTCTAATAGCATCCTTTAAATTGCtaaaacacaagaaagaagtttcttttaaatgtttttgataaaatatatttcacaatGTTGTCGTACTGTTGTAAGTAGCAAAAAAGcaacagtgttttaaaacagtGACTCTAGAAAAATGCGCTGTatggttttaaatgtttttaaatgcaatgaGCATATTCCTTTCTCATGTTCAGTGCTTGTGAACTAAGGATTCACATCTGAAATTCACTTTTATCTTCATTTGGTCGTGTAGAGACACTTGCATTTTTCTATGTTCCAAAGCCTTGGTAAACCAGACGcggttgttttctttaattagaacaaacaacagaaaacttacttaaaaatgtttattgtaAAAAAGTGGCTAGAAAACAACATAAATTTCACTTCACACTTTCTTCAAGTTATCTATAGATGCTGCTATAGGCAACAATTGACTTTCATTCATAGCACATTcaatcatataaaaataaaaatatttacattatgtccaaatattttacaaaatcatCAATAAAAAAGGCACTTGGAGGGGTAATGCTGAAAATATTGCATTTCctttgtgcatttaaaaaaaataattgtcaaaCTCCCGTGAACCCCCTCTCTTGCACTTATTCccgttttttaaaaaagattaaagttTAGAGGAACTACTCTGTATTAAAAGATGATCAGGCATGCACCAGGAATGTCTGAAGCtacagtctatttttttttttcaaaaaggcaCATGCGGTTAATTTGGGGCTTTCAATTTTTCGTACATTCTCCtacatggtttttttttcctctcttaattATGCAGTTTTAAAGCATTTCGGATCATTAATGAAGGCCTTGgcttctaataaaataaaataaaaaacacagcaatgaATAATATTAAACATTTACTAAGGTAGACTTGGAATACTTTTTGAGGCACCTGAGATAAATGGTGTCTAGCAAACTCACTTGggtagtatttttattaaaagttccacttaaaatactgtttctttggTTGAAATGTCTTGGCAGGAATGTATCGTTAACTTTGCAGCCTTTTCTAAGCAAGAAAAGACGACATACATTTGGCTTCATCTAGAAAGAAAGCTGATAACGCTTCTTGCTTTAGATCTACTTGAAATGTCACGCATGGTGTCCTTCCCCATATTTCAGAATTCACACTTAAGAATGTGAATGTGTAACTGAACAGAAACTACTTAAAGCTCATTTCCACTGACATTCTAAGTTCTTCCATtatcttgtttgtttgcttgtttggtggtgttttggttttttttggctgaaaagTAGACAAGAAAACGCCTTTGGATTTCCACTTATCATTTGGACCAGGAGTGAAGAAATGTATTGAGTCCAGGTAAACATTGACTGCATGACTCAGTGTGCTACACAGCAGCCAGATTCCTCATGTTTGTGCAGAAGAGACATTCTGGAGAAAGTTTTGGAGCAATTTTTGCACTGGTATTTCTTCACATCCGAGTGGGTCTGCAGATGAGCCCTCAGATTGGATCTGTCTGCAAAAGCCCTGTTGCAGTGAGGACAGGAAAACGGCTTCTCTCCTAAAAAGGAAACATCAAGGAAAAATAGgataaagctttaaaaaagaagtacaTGTTTAGGACAAGTAAAACTCACTTTTATcctaagaaacaaacaaacagacagAAATGATTTGTTATAATAAAGAATGTGTAATACAGTTAATCAGACTACAGATACAACAGCTTTCAGCACTGCTGATTGTACTTGCAGAACTCAGTCTTTTCAGAATATGCTCTAAGCGCAGGCTCCGAAAGAGGCTGCTGACACCTTCTGCATCTACAGGTGCAGGCAGTACTTTTAGGTTGGGCTCCTcccaacattttcaaatattttcatagaactttttttgctttgtgtgaaTTACTGGGGACAAGGGCTTtgactgaaaagcagcaaacagcagTACAGACATTACACTGTACCCAGTGTTACACTCAAAACCAAGTTTTtgcctgaacagaaaaaaaagacagctttgGTGATGATGTGTTTCTAATTCTTAAGGACTTGAGATAGCGTGTGCAAAACTTGCCAATTGCTTAAGGAGTCAGAACGCAGCCCCTCATGCATTGcctttctgttttgctgcttgATTTCAGAGTCAGCTGGAGCCTTCTCAAAGTTAGCAATTTCCAAAGCCTGAAAGTTAACGTAAAATCCTCAAAGCAAAACGTTTAGCTAATGGAAATGGGCTAAATCATCCTAAAATTATCAAGGGAGCAATGCTGATCTATGCCAGTATCTGGCCCACAGTTATGAGGCCATGCTGCAGTCccctcccacccaccccacAAGAGGGAGAATTTAGCCTTTTAATGATACATTTGAAATTCTGTGTATGCATTTCAAGGTCAGTAAAGAAACACTGCTGGTTTTTCCACCTGTggagaaaaatagcaaaaggtCATCCTGATGTTACAGCAACAAGAAACTGCAATTGTAATGGTTGTTCTTACCAGTGTGAGTTCTAATGTGTCCTTGAAGTAGCCAGGGTCTAGAGAAAGCCTTGCCGCAGATCTTGCAGACACAAGGTAGTGTGTGGGTCCTGATGTGCATCTTCAGCGCTCCCAGGCTGACATACTCCTTGTCACAGTACTTGCAGCTGAACGATTTCCTAGACTGGGCATCACAGTGCAGCTGCTTATGTTTGGCTAACCCAGAGAAAGTTGAATAGGTCTTGTTGCATAAACTGCACTGAAACTTTTCGGCTTCGATTGCATGGGAGTCTGAAAGCTTGGACTGGATTCTCTCTTCTTCATCGCTAATGGGACTTTCTGAACCGCTGTGATCTTTGGAGGAGGTGTCAGAAGGTGGAGGTGGGCTGACTCTTCCCAAAGATGAGGGGTATCCAGAAAGTGGAGAGAGGTCGTTGGGTAATGGAGATGGTAGCAGCCCAGTTGTAGTCCACACAGTAATGGGATTGTAAGCTACTGAGCTCAGGATCTCTGGCTGTGGTATGATAGGGACTGGATAGCTTTCATACAGGTATGGGGATATAATcactggagaaagaagaaaattttaaggtaagaaaactaaaaagtatttcaaaaggcagcaaaattaGCATTTTGGGGATTAAAAGGTGCATAAATTAAATACTTGGTATGGTCATCTGAATATAAAGAGGattaaggaaataatatttcatcCATATATTCTCATGGGTAGAGACAGTGTGCCCTTGAACAGACAAATTACAGTTGGAGAGTCTCTTCAAAGCAGCATGCTGTTTCTAAATCTATGCAGCCTGATACAATGAAGCAGTGAAACTTCCTGAAGGATTTTTATGAAAGTTTCAATTCCACCACCAGCAGatacagaacaggaaaatgcGAAATCCTCTCTAAGTAACTGAGTTCAAGTGCAAACTTTATGATTCATTCTGGGCAGCACTGACATATTTCTCAAAACTCCCTCCTTGTAAGCAAAAAAGAACTAACTAGCAGTGAAGTAACCCATTTCCCCAAGCCTGAAAAGCAATCCCACCCCTCCTCGTTACCTCCACGCAACGACTGCAACCGCAGAGGCAACGCGGTGCCATTAGATTTCATTTTGTTACCTGTATGAGTGTCCAGTTCGCTGTAATTCGGCTTCTTGGATGAATTGAAATGTTTCTTGACCAGGAAGGAGCGTGGCATTTTGGATGCAGGGTTTCTCCTTCTCGCAGGCTCTCCTCGCGGGTGGGTGTAACGGTGCCGGGCTGGCGCGCAGCTCACACACGCACACGCTCTCACTGCGAGCGCATCGGTCCCTACcgcaccgcccgccccgcgccctccATCCACCGCGCTCGTGTAGTGGCAGTGCAGAGGCGCCTTGAAAAGTGCTGTAAATACCCACTAGTCAGGTGCAGGGGGGGAGGGTTTCCCGCTCCTCCAATCACTTCGGGATGTTCTCAAGCACTTTTTCCAAACcggctggtttttttttctgggagggCTATCTGGCTGCTGGCGGGAGGGATCCAATCCCTGCTCGGAGGGTTTGGTTCAGGTTTCAGCTCCTCCCGCTGGAGACAGCTGTGAAGGGAGCAGCAAGCTGTTGTCAGAGCGAGTTATCCTGCTGCAGAGTGGGTGTACGGTGCTCTGTAGGATTTCGGTCTAGAAAAATGTGTTGGtcaaagtgctttaaaaaaaaaaggtcagtttACTGATTCagctgaattctttttttttttttttctttctgatagaGACCTGGATAAGTCATAGGCACTGaaacgtctttttttttttttaaaaaaaaaaaaaagaaaaacaagtctgGTTTCCAGATGTTTGATACAAGAATTACAATGGAACAAACTGTTCATTACGGGCAGAAGGGGGGGACGTTACAAGATAACAAGTTAGCCAGCAGAGCTAATGGAAGCCTTTGAACTGACTGTGTGCCTGCTCTGTTTGGGAACTGCCTTTGAGTAGTTGCGTTTAGGAAAGGCTGGAGACGAGCAGCCTGCCTCCCTAACCTGCACCCACCCTTCCAGGCAGAAGGGCCAGCGAGATACTGCAAGCGAGTTCAAGGAGGGGGAGAAGCCCTGGAAAAGATTAAATTTCAGAGCAGGATGAGAGATTTTATGTGATATGCATACTGCTTCAGACTCTTCAGATGAacaatactttctttttcactttaaaaatctgtagaaTGTAAAACCtcaatctttctttccttgggAGTACTTATGTCACTCTTTTGCCTATCCTCTTACAGCACTGCCAAGGAAATTTTCCTAATTATCCAAAGCAGTTAAAAGATGCACAGATaagcaaaacccccaaaattaTAGACTGGGAAATTTAAATGTCTCTTAAACGTCCTTCTCCATTAGTATATTTAGGACCTCTTGATTTCCTAGGAAGGTATAATCTGTATTAAGTATTTAATTTAGGATGAAAGTCTCTTAAATGTGCCACAGAATTTTCTATTTATCTAGATTGATTTAGAGGAGATGTTTAGTCACAAataggttttttaattttaaaatatttgcattttgaaaatatggaCAGCTGAATGCTGGTAAATTTCTAACACAGATTACACTCTGATCGACTCTTGgtctgccctccccaccccttaCCCCCCTCCTTGTGTACTATCTCCACCTGCCTGGGCACATACCAGTATGCCGTGCCGGTGTGCTGCTAGGGCTCTGTCCTGTCAGGAGGCGGCGCGGAGGGGTGTTTTACAGAGACCACCCCAGCCCTTTTTTGCAGCAGGTGTTGGAatagacatgaaaaaaaaaatccctctgttTCTGTTAAGACATGTAAGAGTAAAGTGCTTTGTCAAGCTGTGTGACTTCTTAATCTTGGGGATGCCAAAGCAAGTGCAGGGAAAGTTAGCCATTGTCTAGAACTGATTAAAAAGATTCAGCTGTTCAGCATATAACTCTGGTCTGTCAGTGAAAGGTGTCACATGGATTTCCAAGCTGCAGGGAACACACCCGGGGTtctggaggaaagggaaagtGGCAAGGAAAGGGACTTCCCAGGTACCTGCTTTGCAGGTGGGGTGGAGGAACAGACACAGCTCTTCCCAGAAGGGAGAGCAATGCTTGCAGAGGCACAAGCCATTGCTTTCCTCAACtccacagaaatgaagaaatccacacagcatttttaaaaggttgCATTTGTGGTCCTGCTCCCCTGTCAGCTCTGTTCCATTGAGAagtccccatcccctgccaaCTCTGGGAAAGCATTGCATTTCAGGATGTGAGGCATTAGTCTGTATCTAAATAGTCTGTTACATGAGCTGTGATTCAGACCTTGAGCTGGTTTAAGTGTGTGTGTTGAAATGAATGGAGCCATGCAGATTTTCACTGGCTCAGGATCTGTTCTTTTGTATGTTTGTTGAGAGCAAAGGGTCTGATTCACCAGTGAGGTACTCCCTCTCGGGGCATTTTCACCAGCATAACAGTGGAGCTATGCAGTTTAAATTAATTGCACTTACATAAATTGCAGGAGCGTAAGCAGTTAGCCCACTGGCTGAGCTGATTGAAGGATGTTAGGAATTGGATAGAAGGCATGTTATTACATGGTCTTGAAAGGATATTAGCAGCACATACTACCTGAGTGAGGTCTGCTGTCAAAAAAAGGGAGAGTCTGCGTGAGGAGTGGGTGAGTCAGAGTAAACAGGTGTTCTGGGTGTTTATGGCAAATGTGGATGAGAGGGCACTCGCAGGCGTGCAGCATCCATCTCCGCAtgagaaaggaaacacaaaggTCGGATGCAGAAGCCAGGAGGTTTCCCCTCCTTGAGGGAGCCAGGGAGGTGCGGGGATTGGGGAGGGTGGCGAATGGCTCTGACCATCAATGCTGCCTGCGGGCAAAGCCTTGCACCCACCTCCAAAAAATCCGGCCTAGAGCTTCCCTCTCACATTTTACAAGTAGTTGGTCTTTTAGGGATTCTTTATGTTTTTACTTGGAAAGCTCGTGTAAAGCTGTCTTGTTAATGCCACTGTGCTGCTGCTAATTGCCACTCTGCAAAGCAGGTAGGAAATGATCTGAGCAATTCTGTTGCCTAAAACCTTGGCATGTACTTTGCACCAACTAAATGATTAGGACCAAGGTTTCAACCATGCagcagaaatggcttttttttcttcttcttcttttttttttttttttttttttttttttttttttttttttttttttacatcaggaCACTTGCTTATGTGCCTAAATAACAACATCTGAGCCTCACTTTAGTGTCCCCATTTCTGACAGCTCCACCAAATCCCTTTCCTTGTCAGGCTTTCTGAGAAGGGCAGCAACATTTGTTACTCAGCTTTCTGGAAGTGGAAGGGTACCAGAACTATGTTTGTtatgaaagagggaagaaggacCCAAGCTAAGCCATCACCAGCCTAGTTCTTCTCATGACAGCATTTATGTCCTTACCAAGCAACAACTACTAGCAAAATCATGGatcaaaaaatgttaaatatctgCATAAACCACAGCAGAATcaagaaaaatagtttcagaATATTAAATGAGTTATGCTGGATCACTGTTCCCAGAGCACAATCTATTTCTCAGGCAGCACTCTTAAGCACGTTTTGCCTGGACCTGCCATGGAGCCCAGGGAAGGCAGCACAGCGAGGTTCAGAGGAACGCCCAGGAGGCACCGAGCCCAGTGGAGCATATCAAAAATAGCTCTGGAGGTTTATTAACGCAGGTGACGACTTCATCCTGGAAGGGGTAAAAGCGCAAGTAACTTACACTTATGGTGTGGCTCTTGCAATTCATAAGTCTCCtacatttcaaaggaaagtGTGAAATGGataatatgagaaaaaaaaatggatcagTTTTCAATAGCCAGTTGAATGTAGAACATATCAACTTAGCTTTGGTGTTACCCTGTGGTTTTGTACTTCTCCCTTAGTGCCAGCTGGTATACTCTGGGAAGGAAGTAAAGAATTGATGTTAAGtttcagaagcaggaaaagttTAGTAGTGCTAGAAGGAGTACCTCAGCTGAGATTAGGTTGGATGTCAGAGAGGAATAAgcccaaaatgaaaaatgtagagGGAAACAATTAGGGAATGGTATTCCTTCCCATTGCCCCAACATATATGCCTTAGGAAAttttttgaaacacatttttaggatagcttttctttcaagttttgcTCATCCTTCCAAATGCTGACCTGAACTAACAGCAGGAATGGCAACAAATTTAAAGGACCATAACGAAAACATGTCAAGCTCCAGTCTTGTAGGCTTAAAGTTCAAAAAGTCAGAAGAAATCTGTGCATCTTGGAAAGTTTTTCCAATTCAAGTATAAAATCTCCACATTTTGAAGGTTTTGCACAAATAAATACAGGTTTTCTAAAATCAGTAACTTTGTCAGAGTTATCAAGTATAGTTCTGTAATAGGACCTAAACTTCTGAGATTCAGAAAGATTATAAAACAGGTTTGCTTTTAGGACATGTTACAGAACTAAGTGTTCCTCCATGTTTTGGTTAATTCAGATTTGTAATTCCAGTTTAAGCCTATTAAAGAGATGATGACTGAACCACAAAAGTCTGATTCAGTCTAAACTTTCCAATAAGTCAAGGAGCTTTGAAGTAGGTCTCTTAGAGGTCTAAGCCCATCTCTAATTTCgatatatgtataaaaaatagTGTTCATTGCAAATAAACTTGCATTTATTAATAAGATGTGAAATGGTTCCTTTTGGATCAAGTAGTTCAAACAAGGCTGGCTTCTGTGTGCTCTCTTCTTCACACCTGTGTAACTTCACTGACTTAAGAGGGTTCAATTTAGAGTCATTTTAGCCCATAACGAAGGAACCTGGTCACAGTTCAAATTTTCCTACGTTGTTTCTACACGAAGATATTTCAACAATGGGCCAAATTCCCTTGTCATTCCTATCTGTAGCATCTCCACTGGCTACAGCTGAGCTATTTCAGATTTACTCAAGCAGAACTGAGACGTGATCCTAGTCCAACACATGTAACCCCGTTCGTGTGTGCAGCCCTGGGACAAGCATTCGTTAAACAGAAGTGTTTTACATCCCAGCTAAAGCCATTACACCCGGGAAAGCGATGCCTTCTGCATCCTGTGGCGTTTCCCTGACCTTCCAGTACGCCACTGGATTATTCAGAAGGGGAACAGAAGAGTCGGGGACGCGGCCGCGGGGCGCGGGCCGCGCAGCGGGGCCGGCAGGAGCCTTACGCGGTGGGAAGGAGCCACCTGCCGGGCACTGGCACGGCCGCAGCCGCCCGCTCCCCcaccccccgcgcccccgcccgccgaggcccgggcccgccgccccACCGTGTGGCCAGCCCGGGAACTGGGGGTGCCGGGGACCTCGGGGGTGCACCGCGGGCAGGCAGCCACCAGCGCCGTCCCGATGGCGGGGACTGTGGGGAAGAGAAGTAGCGGGGTGCTAGCAACGGCCCCGAAATGGCTAAATCATGTCCCGAACTTTGTAACGTGGCTGAGATCTATGGCTTTTGGgggttttcatagaatcatcatagaatggtttgggttggaagagaccttaaagatcagctagttccagcccctgccatgggcagggacacctttccactagaccaggttgctcaaagccccatccaacctggccttaaacactgccagggaggggacagccacaacttctctgggcaacctgttccagtgtctcactactctcacagtaaagaatttcttcctaatatctaatctaaatctaccctcttccagtttaaaaccattccccccttgtcctgtcactgcttgcccttgtaaaaagttcctctgcagctttcctgtaggcccccttcaggtactggaaggctgctagaaggtctccccggagccttttcttctacagcctgaacagtcccaactctctcagcctgtcttcataggaaaggtgctccagccctctgatcatcttcgtggccctcctctggacttgctccaagaggtccatgtctttcttctgttgggggccccagagctgaacgcagtactccaggtggggtctcatgagagatGAGTAGAGGgtcagaatcacctccctcaacctgttggtcacgctgcttttgatgcagcccaggatatgttTTTTTGTCACTGGTGTTTGTTGCCCATGGCAAAGTGAGACGTGAAAGTGTCATTCGAGATTTCCTGCTCTGGGGAAATGCAcgtctgcatgtgtgtgtatgacAGCGATGTACACTTATTTGTCACGTATTGtacaggggggttggaactagatgttctttacggtcccttccaacccaaagcattctgCGATTCTATGATATATATTTACAATGCATTTAAAGTTGATGGAGCATctttcttatgaggagaggctgagggagctgggtctgtttagcctggagaaaagaagactaAGAGgtgatcttatcaacacttacaaataccttaggggtgggtgtcaagaggatggggccagactcttctcagtggtgcccagtgacaggacaaggggcaatgggcataaactgaaacacaggaggttccacataaatatgaggaataacttctttactttgagggcgacaaagcactggaacaggcttcccagggaggttgtggagtctccttctctggagatattcaaaacctgtctgGACACGACCCcatgcaacctgctctaggagaacctgctttggcaggggcttggactagatgatctttcgaggtcccttccaaccccaaccattctgtgattctgtgatttatgtatctatatatatttatgtttgtaCATATTCTGATGTATACTTGTGACCCTATTTCAAACACTGTCAGTTCAATCACATGACATGTTTATGGGAGAGAAAGTGTCATTATTCCTGTTTTACATTTGAAGCATGAAGAGATTAagactgaaattttcaaaaccttaaattttaactgtatttttaattaagccTTGTGGTGCCCTTCTCTCCAACACCCTATATTCCTGTTGCAAAATGCTGCACAAGCTGCTGTATCATTTCCTATGCAgcaatttttattgtatttatttacagagtTTTCTGACAATAAAGGATTATATAGAGTATAATTTGTATtattaaattatcttttatAGTTATGTGACCTTTATCCACAGCCCGCTGTAGTTTCATAGATTTTCAACtttcatagatttttaaaatacaataaaaagtaGTTTGATacccttttaaaa of the Nyctibius grandis isolate bNycGra1 chromosome 3, bNycGra1.pri, whole genome shotgun sequence genome contains:
- the SNAI2 gene encoding zinc finger protein SNAI2 — translated: MPRSFLVKKHFNSSKKPNYSELDTHTVIISPYLYESYPVPIIPQPEILSSVAYNPITVWTTTGLLPSPLPNDLSPLSGYPSSLGRVSPPPPSDTSSKDHSGSESPISDEEERIQSKLSDSHAIEAEKFQCSLCNKTYSTFSGLAKHKQLHCDAQSRKSFSCKYCDKEYVSLGALKMHIRTHTLPCVCKICGKAFSRPWLLQGHIRTHTGEKPFSCPHCNRAFADRSNLRAHLQTHSDVKKYQCKNCSKTFSRMSLLHKHEESGCCVAH